In a single window of the Arachis hypogaea cultivar Tifrunner chromosome 6, arahy.Tifrunner.gnm2.J5K5, whole genome shotgun sequence genome:
- the LOC112755692 gene encoding uncharacterized protein isoform X1, translating into MSFMRGNLLSKTKKLVKGMAKAEPLWLKAMEEAPPATFPRAEGKIQTITLPEDAYVKKFYKKYPDSKYHDPIKISAFDHPPSRIYALRVLELKEQGINEEQAMAVADMEYLAEKKEKKKAYARLKQIARLQGKKPPPNPYPSAIKEIQAEERKYVRDRFHNPKIREILEQQKAEANQRFGDSGW; encoded by the exons ATGTCGTTTATGAGAGGAAATTTGCTCTCTAAGACTAAAAAACTCGTCAAGGGAATGGCCAAGGCCGAACCCCTCTGGCTCAAAGCCATGGAAGA AGCTCCACCAGCAACATTTCCTCGAGCAGAGGGTAAAATTCAAACCATTACTCTTCCTGAGGATGCCTACGTGAagaaattttacaaaaaatatccGGATTCGAAATACCATGATCCAATCAA GATATCTGCTTTTGATCATCCTCCGTCACGTATATATGCCTTGAGGGTTCTTGAGTTGAAAGAGCAGGGCATAAATGAGGAACAAGCAATGGCTGTAGCTGAT ATGGAATATCTGgcagagaagaaggaaaagaagaaagcaTATGCTCGCTTGAAGCAAATTGCGCGTCTTCAAGGAAAGAAACCTCCTCCAAACCCATATCCCAGTGCCATCAAGGAGATACAAGCCGAGGAGAGGAAATACGTTCGTGATCGTTTCCACAATCCCAAGATACGCGAAATTCTGGAGCAACAAAAAGCGGAGGCAAACCAGAGATTTGGAGATAGTGGTTGGTAA
- the LOC112755692 gene encoding uncharacterized protein isoform X2, translating into MSFMRGNLLSKTKKLVKGMAKAEPLWLKAMEEISAFDHPPSRIYALRVLELKEQGINEEQAMAVADMEYLAEKKEKKKAYARLKQIARLQGKKPPPNPYPSAIKEIQAEERKYVRDRFHNPKIREILEQQKAEANQRFGDSGW; encoded by the exons ATGTCGTTTATGAGAGGAAATTTGCTCTCTAAGACTAAAAAACTCGTCAAGGGAATGGCCAAGGCCGAACCCCTCTGGCTCAAAGCCATGGAAGA GATATCTGCTTTTGATCATCCTCCGTCACGTATATATGCCTTGAGGGTTCTTGAGTTGAAAGAGCAGGGCATAAATGAGGAACAAGCAATGGCTGTAGCTGAT ATGGAATATCTGgcagagaagaaggaaaagaagaaagcaTATGCTCGCTTGAAGCAAATTGCGCGTCTTCAAGGAAAGAAACCTCCTCCAAACCCATATCCCAGTGCCATCAAGGAGATACAAGCCGAGGAGAGGAAATACGTTCGTGATCGTTTCCACAATCCCAAGATACGCGAAATTCTGGAGCAACAAAAAGCGGAGGCAAACCAGAGATTTGGAGATAGTGGTTGGTAA
- the LOC112755694 gene encoding adenine nucleotide transporter BT1, chloroplastic/mitochondrial, with amino-acid sequence MGGRTGIQRFHHDDDNRKQNDWFFLSVSGLGSSHSEWALNPGGLFASVGQMGMGFGAPNPTPSPSSDSQGSNNGVRIPCTELYVKYVHSEGKVKIVSESEELVMEEEEGVKGKKKKAGFFGVKMKVKVKNPSLRRLISGAFAGAISRTCVAPLETIRTHLMVGSSGHSTGEVFQNIMKTDGWKGLFRGNFVNVIRVAPSKAIELFAYDTVNKNLSPKPGEQAMLPIPASLIAGACAGVSSTICTYPLELVKTRLTIQRGVYNGLVDAFLKIIQQEGPGELYRGLAPSLIGVIPYSATNYFAYDTLRKAYKKIFKQDKIGNIETLLIGSAAGAISSSATFPLEVARKHMQVGALSGRQVYKNVVHALASILEQEGIQGLYRGLGPSCMKLVPAAGISFMCYEACKRILVEDDDEE; translated from the exons ATGGGTGGAAGAACAGGAATTCAGCGATTTCACCACGATGATGATAACCGAAAACAAAACGATTGGTTTTTTCTCTCTGTTTCCGGTTTAGGTTCTTCTCATTCTGAATGGGCTCTCAACCCAGGTGGATTGTTCGCAAGCGTAGGTCAAATGGGAATGGGGTTTGGTGCACCAAACCCTACACCTTCTCCCTCTTCTGATTCCCAAGGAAGCAACAATGGAGTCAGAATCCCCTGCACTGAGTTGTACGTGAAGTACGTGCATTCAGAAGGGAAAGTGAAGATTGTTTCTGAATCGGAGGAGTTAGTTATGGAGGAAGAGGAAGGTGTtaaggggaagaagaaaaaggcTGGGTTTTTTGGGGTTAAGATGAAGGTTAAGGTGAAGAACCCTTCACTGAGGAGGTTGATTAGTGGTGCATTCGCGGGTGCAATTTCGCGAACTTGCGTGGCGCCATTGGAGACAATAAGAACTCATTTGATGGTTGGGAGTAGTGGCCATTCAACAGGTGAGGTGTTTCAGAATATCATGAAGACTGATGGCTGGAAGGGATTGTTCAGGGGTAATTTTGTCAATGTCATCAGGGTTGCTCCTAGCAAGGCTATTGAG CTATTTGCTTATGACACAGTTAACAAGAATCTGTCACCAAAGCCTGGGGAGCAGGCCATGCTTCCTATTCCTGCGTCATTGATTGCAGGTGCCTGTGCCGGAGTTAGTTCAACTATATGCACATATCCTCTAGAGTTGGTCAAAACTCGACTGACCATCCAG AGAGGTGTTTATAATGGTTTAGTTGATGCATTCTTGAAAATAATTCAACAAGAAGGTCCTGGTGAACTTTATCGAGGACTCGCCCCAAGTCTTATTGGTGTAATTCCATATTCTGCCACCAACTACTTTGCATACGACACATTAAGAAAAGCATACAagaaaatcttcaaacaagacaaGATTGGAAACATTGAAACGCTCTTGATAGGATCCGCTGCTGGTGCCATATCGAGTAGCGCAACTTTTCCACTCGAAGTGGCTCGCAAGCATATGCAAGTGGGGGCACTCAGTGGAAGGCAAGTTTACAAGAATGTTGTTCATGCCCTTGCAAGCATACTTGAACAAGAAGGTATTCAAGGATTGTATCGAGGGTTGGGACCTAGCTGCATGAAGTTGGTGCCAGCTGCAGGTATCTCTTTCATGTGCTATGAAGCTTGCAAGAGGATACTAGTagaggatgatgatgaagaatAG
- the LOC112755696 gene encoding uncharacterized protein, with the protein MRRIFYLLSESKKLIAETNPASKLRFNALRSFCDHSLLRPQSRPGPLVQYKNLVEQGKLKHDPYQEGVASELENLLARLEKYEKDMEEYHLKLSEWEKSRESERRKLLTEEVEQQQKEEDWWKRLNNKLVDRWSSRKKPENMEPGVGKWVSYLKREKKLDSLVGRRPTAPPAPKGLYIYGNVGTGKTMLMDMFYSATEGIVKHRRRYHFHEAMLRINEHMHKIWKTQMEEKSLQSSIAGWIMNLPFDTKAKEWLAAEERYKQEMQMKNILPAVADEFFLNQEEDRKGASILCFDEIQTVDVFAIVALSGILSRLLSSGTIIVATSNRAPKDLNEAGMQREIFQKLVSKLEQHCENVLVGSEVDYRRFIAQRSANQMHYFWPIEPEAVNKFEKKWHDVTGRFGGRIISNTISVMFGRTLEVSESCEGVARFTFEYLCGRPLGAADYIAVAKNYHTVFISDIPVMSMRIRDKARRFITLIDELYNHHCCLCCLASSSIDELFQGTEDGTLFDLESFQFETETEGAKLRRDVLAEGNVGSGGTPVGITSILSGQEEMFAFHRAVSRLVEMQTPLYLDGVRDVHPYFQRQCRRSQKSSGSLLSEASSI; encoded by the exons ATGAGAAGAATATTCTATCTTCTCTCTGAGTCCAAGAAGCTCATTGCAGAAACAAACCCAGCTTCCAAGCTTCGTTTCAATGCGCTTCGCTCTTTTTGCGATCACTCTCTCCTTCGCCCACAAAGCCGTCCAG GGCCGCTTGTGCAGTATAAGAATCTAGTGGAGCAAGGGAAGTTGAAGCATGATCCATACCAAGAGGGTGTTGCTTCAGAGCTTGAGAACTTGCTTGCAAGGTTGGAGAAGTATGAGAAAGATATGGAAGAATATCAT TTAAAACTATCTGAATGGGAGAAGAGTAGGGAGAGTGAACGGCGAAAGCTTCTCACGGAGGAAGTTGAGCAGCAGCAGAAAGAGGAGGATTGGTGGAAGCGGTTGAACAATAAACTTGTTGATAGATGGTCCTCCCG TAAGAAACCAGAAAATATGGAGCCAGGGGTCGGAAAATGGGTGTCATATCTGAAACGTGAGAAGAAGTTGGATTCACTAGTTGGTCGACGTCCTACTGCTCCTCCAGCCCCAAAAGGACTTTACATATATGGCAATGTTGGCACAG GGAAGACAATGCTGATGGACATGTTTTACAGTGCCACTGAGGGAATAGTTAAACATCGAAGAAGGTATCACTTCCATGAG GCCATGCTTAGAATAAATGAACACATGCACAAGATATGGAAAACTCAAATGGAAGAGAAGTCCTTGCAGTCTAGCATTGCTGGTTGGATTATGAATCTTCCTTTTGACACAAAAGCTAAGGAGTGGCTAGCTGCAGAGGAAAGGTACAAGCAAGAGATGCAGATGAAAAACATACTTCCAGCTGTAGCAGATGAATTTTTCCTGAATCAAGAAGAGGACAGAAAGGGGGCTAGTATTTTGTGCTTTGATGAAATACAg ACTGTTGATGTATTTGCTATTGTGGCTTTATCTGGAATTCTAAGCAGATTACTGAGCAGTGGAACCATTATTGTGGCAACCAGTAATCGAGCGCCGAAGGATTTAAATGAG GCTGGTATGCAACGAGAAATCTTCCAAAAACTTGTATCCAAGTTGGAACAGCATTGTGAGAATGTATTAGTAGGAAGTGAAGTTGACTACCGTCGGTTTATAGCACAGAGATCAGCAAATCAG ATGCACTATTTCTGGCCCATTGAACCAGAAGCTGTCAATAAATTCGAGAAGAAGTGGCATGACGTAACAGGAAGGTTTGGAGGAAGAATAATCAGCAACACCATCTCAGTGATGTTTGGAAG GACACTTGAGGTTTCTGAAAGTTGTGAGGGAGTTGCACGCTTCACGTTTGAGTATCTCTGTGGTCGTCCG TTGGGTGCAGCTGACTATATTGCAGTTGCTAAAAACTATCACACTGTTTTCATATCTGATATTCCAGTGATGAGTATGCGCATCCGTGACAAG gCAAGGAGATTTATAACCCTAATTGACGAGTTGTACAATCATCATTGCTGCCTTTGTTGCTTGGCATCCTCCTCAATTGATGAATTATTTCAAGGAACTGAGGATGGCACACTTTTTGACTTGGAGAG TTTCCAGTTTGAAACAGAGACCGAAGGTGCTAAACTTCGCCGTGATGTCTTAGCAGAAGGCAATGTGGGTTCAGGAGGTACTCCTGTTGGTATCACATCCATATTATCCGGTCAAGAAGAGATGTTTGCCTTTCATAGAGCT GTTTCGCGTCTTGTAGAAATGCAAACGCCATTGTACTTGGATGGAGTTCGCGATGTCCACCCTTATTTTCAGAGGCAATGTAGGAGATCTCAAAAATCTAGTGGCAGCTTACTCTCTGAGGCATCATCAATCTGA
- the LOC112755695 gene encoding pentatricopeptide repeat-containing protein At4g21065-like, protein MNHSIRTKLSRAITNLALQLPSYTSERRLAEQTCLTLLHSCNTLTNLTQIHTIILKLGLHNNPLVLTKFASTSSDLNAIHYAASFLFSPSNNNNNLLLYDAFLFNTVIRAYAQTAGSKFKALEFYKTMFSYGVLPNKFTYPFVLKACAGIGDLNLGEMVHGSLVKFGFDDDRHVQNTMIHMYCCCGEGVEFARKVFDESPKMDSVTWSAMIGGYARLGRSMEAVGLFREMQVKGVVSDDVTIVCVLSACTDLGALELGKWLESYVERKKIPKSVELCNALIDMFAKCGDVDKALELFRQMSFRTIVSWTSVIVGLAMHGRGLEAVSLFDMMIEQRVAPDDVAFIGVLSACSHSGLVNKGHYYFNSMEKNFSIVPKIEHYGCMVDLLSRAGLVKEALEFVQKMPINPNQIIWRSIITACHARGEFKLGESISKKLIRSEPMQESNYVLLSNIYAKLLRWEKKTKVREMMDLKGMKKIPGSTMIELNNEMYEFVAGDKSHNQSKQIYEMMDEMGREIKRAGYVPTTSQVLLDIDEEDKEDALYRHSEKIAIAFSLLNTPPGTPIRLVKNLRVCEDCHSATKFISKVYNREIVVRDRNRFHHFKNGVCSCKDFW, encoded by the coding sequence ATGAATCATTCCATCAGAACCAAGCTTTCACGTGCAATTACCAACTTAGCCCTCCAACTCCCTTCCTATACCTCCGAACGCAGACTAGCAGAACAAACCTGCTTGACCCTCCTTCATTCTTGCAACACTCTCACCAACCTCACACAAATCCACACCATCATCCTCAAATTGGGTCTCCATAACAACCCTCTTGTTCTCACCAAGTTCGCTTCAACATCTTCAGATCTCAATGCCATTCACTATGCTGCTTCATTCCTATTCTCCCcctctaataataataacaatctcTTACTGTATGATGCATTCTTGTTTAACACTGTTATCAGGGCTTATGCTCAAACGGCTGGCTCAAAGTTTAAGGCTTTGGAGTTTTACAAAACCATGTTTAGCTATGGCGTTTTGCCAAATAAGTTCACGTACCCTTTTGTGCTCAAGGCGTGTGCTGGCATTGGTGACTTGAATTTGGGGGAAATGGTTCATGGATCTTTGGTGAAGTTTGGTTTTGATGATGATCGTCATGTACAGAACACTATGATTCACATGTATTGTTGTTGTGGGGAAGGGGTTGAGTTTGCTCGGAAGGTGTTTGATGAAAGTCCCAAGATGGATTCCGTTACTTGGAGTGCTATGATTGGTGGATATGCGCGTCTGGGGCGGTCTATGGAAGCTGTTGGATTGTTTAGGGAAATGCAGGTTAAGGGTGTTGTATCTGACGATGTCACCATTGTTTGTGTGTTGTCTGCTTGTACCGATTTGGGTGCACTTGAGCTTGGGAAGTGGTTAGAGTCTTATGTTGAGAGGAAGAAAATACCAAAGTCAGTGGAGCTCTGCAATGCTTTGATAGACATGTTTGCAAAATGTGGTGATGTTGACAAAGCTCTGGAACTGTTTAGACAAATGAGTTTTCGCACTATAGTTTCATGGACTTCGGTGATTGTTGGTTTGGCAATGCATGGCCGCGGCTTAGAGGCTGTTTCGTTGTTTGATATGATGATTGAGCAAAGGGTGGCACCTGATGATGTTGCATTTATTGGGGTCCTCTCTGCTTGTAGCCACTCCGGGCTGGTCAATAAAGGACATTACTATTTCAATTCAATGGAGAAGAACTTCAGCATTGTGCCAAAGATTGAACATTATGGATGTATGGTGGATCTGTTAAGTAGAGCTGGACTTGTCAAGGAGGCTTTGGAATTTGTTCAAAAAATGCCTATTAACCCAAACCAAATCATCTGGAGAAGCATAATCACTGCTTGTCATGCTCGGGGTGAGTTCAAGCTTGGAGAGAGCATCTCAAAAAAACTTATCAGAAGCGAGCCAATGCAAGAGTCTAACTATGTACTGCTTTCAAACATTTACGCAAAATTGCTTCGCTGGGAGAAAAAGACCAAGGTTAGAGAGATGATGGATTTGAAAGGGATGAAGAAGATCCCAGGAAGCACCATGATTGAACTGAATAATGAGATGTATGAGTTTGTTGCTGGAGATAAGTCACATAATCAGTCGAAACAAATATACGAAATGATGGACGAGATGGGAAGGGAGATAAAGAGGGCTGGCTATGTGCCTACAACCTCACAGGTATTGCTTGACATTGATGAAGAAGACAAAGAAGATGCTTTGTATAGACACAGTGAAAAAATTGCCATAGCTTTTTCTCTTTTGAATACACCCCCTGGCACACCCATTAGACTCGTGAAAAACTTGCGTGTCTGTGAAGATTGTCATTCTGCTACTAAGTTCATATCTAAGGTTTATAACAGAGAGATTGTGGTGAGGGACCGCAATCGGTTCCACCATTTCAAGAATGGCGTGTGCTCCTGTAAAGACTTCTGGTGA
- the LOC112755697 gene encoding DEAD-box ATP-dependent RNA helicase 15 isoform X1 has translation MGETKDEGYEEELLDYEEEDEKAPDSVGTKVNGEAAKKGYVGIHSSGFRDFLLKPELLRAIVDSGFEHPSEVQHECIPQAILGMDVICQAKSGMGKTAVFVLSTLQQIDPVAGQVSALVLCHTRELAYQICHEFQRFSTYLPDLKVAVFYGGVNIKVHKDLLKNECPHIVVGTPGRILALARDKDLSLKNVRHFILDECDKMLESLDMRKDVQDIFKMTPHDKQVMMFSATLSKEIRPVCKKFMQDPMEIYVDDEAKLTLHGLVQHYIKLKEEEKNRKLNDLLDALDFNQVVIFVKSVSRAAELDKLLVECNFPSICIHSGMSQEERLKRYKGFKEGHTRILVATDLVGRGIDIERVNIVINYDMPDSADTYLHRVGRAGRFGTKGLAITFVSCANDVDVLNNVQSRFEVDIKQLPEQIDTSTYMPS, from the exons ATGGGAGAAACCAAGGACGAAGGATACGAGGAGGAGCTTCTTGACTACGAAGAGGAGGACGAGAAGGCACCTGACTCCGTTGGAACCAAAGTCAACGGTGAAGCTGCCAAGAA GGGCTATGTTGGTATCCACAGTTCAGGATTCAGAGACTTCCTTCTGAAGCCAGAGCTTCTCCGGGCTATTGTGGACTCTGGATTTGAGCATCCTTCCGAAG TGCAACACGAATGCATACCTCAGGCAATCCTTGGAATGGATGTGATTTGTCAAGCTAAATCGGGAATGGGAAAAACTGCAGTGTTTGTTCTTTCAACTTTGCAGCAGATTGACCCTGTTGCAGGACAAGTTTCTGCACTTGTTCTGTGCCACACTAGGGAATTGGCATACCAG ATCTGCCATGAGTTTCAGAGGTTCAGCACTTACTTACCTGATCTCAAGGTTGCTGTCTTCTATGGAGGTGTCAACATTAAAGTTCATAAGGATCTACTGAAAAATGAATGCCCTCATATTGTTGTTGGTACACCTGGAAGAATACTAGCACTGGCTAGGGACAAGGACCTTTCATTGAAGAATGTTAGGCATTTCATTTTAGATGAATGTGATAAGATGCTGGAATCACTGG ACATGAGAAAAGACGTGCAAGACATTTTCAAGATGACTCCCCATGATAAGCAAGTGATGATGTTTTCTGCAACACTTAGCAAGGAAATTCGTCCTGTCTGCAAGAAATTTATGCAAGAT CCAATGGAAATTTATGTTGACGACGAAGCCAAGTTGACCCTTCATGGACTTGTGCAG CACTATATTAAATTGAAAGAGGAGGAAAAGAACAGGAAGCTGAATGACCTTCTTGATGCATTGGACTTTAATCAAGTTGTGATCTTTGTTAAAAGTGTTAGCAGAGCAGCTGAGCTTGACAAACTACTTGTGGAGTGCAACTTTCCATCAATATGTATTCATTCTGGAATGTCCCAGGAAGAAAG GTTAAAGCGATACAAAGGTTTTAAGGAGGGCCACACTAGGATTCTTGTGGCTACAGATTTGGTTGGTAGGGGAATTGACATCGAACGCGTGAATATAGTTATAAACTATGACATGCCCGATTCTGCAGACACTTACTTGCACAGA GTAGGTCGAGCTGGAAGGTTTGGCACGAAAGGCCTAGCAATTACATTTGTTTCATGTGCTAATGACGTTGATGTCCTTAACAAT GTTCAGTCCAGGTTTGAGGTTGATATTAAGCAACTTCCTGAGCAGATTGATACCTCTACCTACA TGCCATCTTGA
- the LOC112755697 gene encoding DEAD-box ATP-dependent RNA helicase 15 isoform X2 has product MDVICQAKSGMGKTAVFVLSTLQQIDPVAGQVSALVLCHTRELAYQICHEFQRFSTYLPDLKVAVFYGGVNIKVHKDLLKNECPHIVVGTPGRILALARDKDLSLKNVRHFILDECDKMLESLDMRKDVQDIFKMTPHDKQVMMFSATLSKEIRPVCKKFMQDPMEIYVDDEAKLTLHGLVQHYIKLKEEEKNRKLNDLLDALDFNQVVIFVKSVSRAAELDKLLVECNFPSICIHSGMSQEERLKRYKGFKEGHTRILVATDLVGRGIDIERVNIVINYDMPDSADTYLHRVGRAGRFGTKGLAITFVSCANDVDVLNNVQSRFEVDIKQLPEQIDTSTYMPS; this is encoded by the exons ATGGATGTGATTTGTCAAGCTAAATCGGGAATGGGAAAAACTGCAGTGTTTGTTCTTTCAACTTTGCAGCAGATTGACCCTGTTGCAGGACAAGTTTCTGCACTTGTTCTGTGCCACACTAGGGAATTGGCATACCAG ATCTGCCATGAGTTTCAGAGGTTCAGCACTTACTTACCTGATCTCAAGGTTGCTGTCTTCTATGGAGGTGTCAACATTAAAGTTCATAAGGATCTACTGAAAAATGAATGCCCTCATATTGTTGTTGGTACACCTGGAAGAATACTAGCACTGGCTAGGGACAAGGACCTTTCATTGAAGAATGTTAGGCATTTCATTTTAGATGAATGTGATAAGATGCTGGAATCACTGG ACATGAGAAAAGACGTGCAAGACATTTTCAAGATGACTCCCCATGATAAGCAAGTGATGATGTTTTCTGCAACACTTAGCAAGGAAATTCGTCCTGTCTGCAAGAAATTTATGCAAGAT CCAATGGAAATTTATGTTGACGACGAAGCCAAGTTGACCCTTCATGGACTTGTGCAG CACTATATTAAATTGAAAGAGGAGGAAAAGAACAGGAAGCTGAATGACCTTCTTGATGCATTGGACTTTAATCAAGTTGTGATCTTTGTTAAAAGTGTTAGCAGAGCAGCTGAGCTTGACAAACTACTTGTGGAGTGCAACTTTCCATCAATATGTATTCATTCTGGAATGTCCCAGGAAGAAAG GTTAAAGCGATACAAAGGTTTTAAGGAGGGCCACACTAGGATTCTTGTGGCTACAGATTTGGTTGGTAGGGGAATTGACATCGAACGCGTGAATATAGTTATAAACTATGACATGCCCGATTCTGCAGACACTTACTTGCACAGA GTAGGTCGAGCTGGAAGGTTTGGCACGAAAGGCCTAGCAATTACATTTGTTTCATGTGCTAATGACGTTGATGTCCTTAACAAT GTTCAGTCCAGGTTTGAGGTTGATATTAAGCAACTTCCTGAGCAGATTGATACCTCTACCTACA TGCCATCTTGA